One Oscillospiraceae bacterium genomic region harbors:
- the srtB gene encoding class B sortase — protein sequence MKPKITMFLCGVSGAVLIVSVSLLTAYFWKSKQQAHLYSNLAAVREQDTQPEIASQSSVQPTSRNLYLENADMIGWIQIEGTSIDYPVMQTPADPNYYLKHDFEKNYTDYGCPFIQANCDALAPSDNLIIYGHNMKDGSMFADLAKYRSKDFWQAHKTVRFDTALGSSAYEIFAVIHTTVQADSADAFPFYRFVNAVAPEDFADYVSACQSRVLYDTGISAEYGDKLLTLSTCDNITDDGRWLVIAKQTETE from the coding sequence ATGAAACCAAAAATCACAATGTTTCTTTGCGGCGTGTCAGGTGCAGTTCTAATTGTCAGCGTTTCCTTGCTGACAGCATATTTTTGGAAATCGAAACAACAGGCGCACCTTTACAGCAACCTTGCCGCCGTAAGAGAGCAGGACACACAACCGGAAATTGCATCGCAATCCTCGGTACAACCAACCAGCCGAAACTTGTATTTGGAAAACGCCGATATGATCGGCTGGATTCAAATTGAAGGCACCAGCATCGACTATCCCGTGATGCAGACACCGGCAGACCCCAACTATTATCTGAAGCACGACTTTGAAAAGAACTACACGGACTACGGCTGCCCCTTTATACAGGCGAACTGCGATGCGCTTGCCCCGTCCGACAACCTGATTATTTACGGTCACAACATGAAAGACGGCTCGATGTTCGCAGACCTTGCCAAGTACCGCAGCAAGGATTTCTGGCAAGCACACAAAACCGTCCGGTTCGATACCGCACTGGGCAGCAGCGCCTATGAGATTTTTGCCGTGATTCACACGACCGTGCAGGCAGATTCTGCCGATGCGTTCCCGTTCTATCGGTTTGTGAACGCAGTAGCCCCGGAAGATTTTGCCGATTATGTGTCAGCCTGCCAATCGCGGGTGCTGTACGATACAGGCATTTCAGCTGAGTACGGCGACAAGCTGCTCACGCTTTCCACCTGCGACAACATCACCGATGACGGCAGATGGCTTGTGATTGCCAAACAAACCGAAACAGAATAG
- a CDS encoding SpaA isopeptide-forming pilin-related protein, with translation MKETHYKLKHRVTALFAAAVMLCSMLPGAAFAEEPTPQPTEETVQMEQQTEPSETDNGQVDESSPDPGAATAESAAPTTDEPAEEKEPYTFAGDVLYQDMPDTPTGSYLGSYGLPVATGETKIGLGAWDADLEQTNYLSAEALDSDNLTLAAPLLEDTDYAIVPILAQVEYPTDGSSLDLILPDGVTLLDYHGAPVENAQSLLHSEYSETSAAVLGVYVQADADFTAQLVYTAPDGSALTKTLQVTIDRNAAAEYPFPNSEIAAFAERPTPAVTSGKITKVAKVNGTWLIWFNGEPAYCCTHGANGQPAGCPTYTYVNTSTVGADQCIPGDHYGNQIRIWGGLNQLSLGDADDLPAVFSADKGEEISLLNFCASIYDDVQMYIIENFPESTAAEIYLASADELLNGVETYASARGYYTYIYNPGRAGWQTVALIGPEIGEEEPEPEPVVQEYYASWEAPAQTASGSFDFSYGIRTDKIQLKTQEKVDGATIEIEPITKSGSIEGGSWSISPAGKQTVTTSGHTADDNYQKNGGDAGASWSLHYAVTKTSGTRNGQVGPFTTQEAADAAANSARDAAIAELQGEAQNAVNAAVNSAKTQLGSLQFRYEEIAVPYGFEKYWGSNGSYQTLTVPADTNNEYLMRNTEWSLQVNIRKTDSETGNPIAADACYEIYQWDSVSNKFLATGGYNTYSVQRQGDGSYAVINSAAYATTDAMRHTLYYTQRNQGKFILVETKAPTSYFGDWTDIDHPGTAGTPLGKRAYYIEITEANDNAVLWLDNADYSADILTADKGGTKLVTSGGVETTVSIYSTAKDSTRTYNTDNSGKAANEDSYTTTATDGVMKNDRTLGEISISKVDLDAVKYTNHGNAALDGAVYDLYAAEDITHPDGVTGVVDYSKIVDADGTPLWHTTIRDNGGQWVSDYLPILKKDHLVASAKIEDGWLTFANLYLGKYYVVERSTGTVIPLREGALAISGTYPTVDSRTKAATGQTAALAKNGSGQYTDWVYKNQFSTVSKGKALDGSWTYDAYYLSFADGYLCDEHNYYITPAYSDEGWYVEKTTFADNRQAAGEQIDKTSYNANYHIHADNALAESQDQVAKGNVEISKIVSSSGQSNGLELEGAGFTFFLVSDLSKLKQFEQTRSGSYTLQSILDAYIDKTYDNEHPKWDFSAETQAIAKTYEVNADEIAAYNKTLTAAGENKNGKGNGWQPTGSANEYQLAEIFSNDTGNIRVQGLPYGTYLVVETTVPKDLYQAEPYLVVIDKNSPMSAMATPKDSKIVGSDSYQKFTVLDEQIEVYLRITKIDEETGKPVLLPGTAFQIYYLDDDGNYRMENGAPKLVRMTDTVNGHLTKNVTTFYTNAEGILTLPEKLPLGEYRIVETTAPNGYYNAWAADASHYVDFTITTDRIYQATGDKNENGMDTLVIGEKYSNHETLGKLTICKTGEVLMGWQSEPGSIDPWMTSEAESGDFTYETRPLAGAEYTITAAEDIYTQDRQLDNYGNRTLWYAKGDVVAVVTTGDGTADTAVFAPARTAATYDFLSVIYDGTIGEVSVTLPLGSYHIAETKPPYGYAGTDATFDVTLAWDNQTQEIVATDAVEFHNEREKAKVGIYKTDLESGKYLAGAVFNLYTADDIYDADGSLVFAAGELVATSPETNADGITYFDCDIPIRGEQYGSSTHKDAATNSGKYIVREIRAPLGYYVNEEPMEVTFTYDGEAVQVLESTCTNKPTEMWVSKRDLTNDEELPGATLTIQDMDGNIVESWVSTDTPHRVTGLHLGDAYTLTETRPADGYALADEITFRLLQKADEDGNNLQEAEVYYLTTRNFLFWTWGDWKLLDDATVIMRDDTIKAEFSKKDLTTMEELPGAELVITGKDGKEIDRWVSTDKPHCIEKLPAGDYTLTEVKAPDAYAFAESVPFTVLPTGEVQQFEMRDDVIKVEISKKDLTTMEELPGAELTLTDKDGKKIDRWVSSDKPHYIEKLPAGEYTLTEITAPNGYEIAENISFTVLPTGEVQRVVMKDSPIPEQPVQPTPPSTPTPTPLIPQTGDTFPLGLLLALAGLSLAGLAALIYKCVHCKAVAEHDETEDGER, from the coding sequence ATGAAAGAAACACATTATAAATTAAAGCACCGCGTTACCGCGCTGTTTGCGGCGGCGGTAATGCTCTGCTCCATGCTGCCCGGTGCAGCGTTTGCGGAGGAACCCACACCGCAGCCCACCGAGGAAACCGTGCAGATGGAGCAGCAGACCGAGCCGTCTGAAACCGACAACGGGCAGGTCGACGAGAGCAGCCCCGACCCCGGTGCAGCTACTGCGGAAAGCGCGGCACCAACCACAGACGAGCCTGCTGAAGAAAAAGAGCCTTACACCTTTGCAGGTGATGTTTTGTATCAGGATATGCCGGACACCCCCACAGGCTCCTACCTTGGCAGCTACGGTTTGCCGGTGGCGACCGGTGAAACCAAAATCGGGCTTGGCGCGTGGGATGCCGATTTAGAACAAACCAATTATCTCAGCGCCGAGGCGCTGGACAGTGACAACCTGACGCTGGCAGCGCCCTTGCTGGAAGATACCGACTACGCCATTGTGCCGATTCTGGCACAGGTGGAGTACCCCACCGATGGCAGTTCCCTTGATCTGATTCTGCCAGACGGTGTGACCCTGCTGGACTACCACGGCGCACCCGTTGAAAACGCCCAAAGCCTATTGCATAGCGAATACAGCGAAACTTCTGCTGCTGTGCTGGGTGTATATGTACAGGCAGATGCAGATTTTACCGCGCAGCTGGTTTACACTGCGCCGGACGGCAGCGCCCTGACCAAAACCTTACAGGTGACCATCGACCGCAACGCCGCTGCCGAGTATCCCTTCCCTAACAGTGAAATTGCCGCCTTTGCCGAGCGTCCTACCCCTGCGGTGACCAGTGGCAAGATCACCAAGGTTGCCAAGGTCAACGGCACTTGGCTGATCTGGTTCAACGGCGAACCCGCCTACTGCTGCACCCACGGTGCCAACGGTCAGCCTGCGGGATGCCCGACATACACCTATGTGAACACTTCCACGGTTGGTGCAGACCAGTGCATCCCCGGCGACCACTACGGCAACCAGATTCGCATCTGGGGCGGCTTGAACCAGCTTTCTTTGGGCGATGCGGACGATCTGCCCGCTGTTTTTTCCGCTGACAAGGGTGAAGAAATCTCTCTTTTGAATTTCTGCGCATCAATTTATGACGATGTACAGATGTATATCATCGAGAACTTCCCCGAAAGCACTGCCGCGGAAATTTATCTTGCCTCTGCCGATGAGTTGCTGAACGGCGTGGAAACCTACGCCTCCGCCCGTGGGTACTACACCTACATCTATAATCCCGGTCGCGCAGGGTGGCAGACCGTTGCCCTGATCGGTCCTGAGATCGGTGAGGAGGAACCTGAGCCGGAACCTGTTGTGCAGGAATACTACGCCAGCTGGGAGGCACCGGCCCAGACTGCCAGCGGCAGTTTTGATTTTTCCTATGGAATCCGCACGGATAAGATCCAGCTGAAAACGCAGGAAAAGGTGGACGGCGCGACCATCGAGATCGAGCCCATCACCAAATCCGGCAGCATCGAGGGCGGCAGCTGGTCTATCAGTCCTGCCGGAAAGCAAACGGTGACCACCAGCGGTCATACCGCCGATGACAACTACCAGAAGAACGGTGGCGATGCAGGCGCAAGCTGGAGTCTGCACTATGCCGTTACCAAAACATCGGGCACTCGCAATGGACAGGTTGGTCCTTTCACCACGCAGGAGGCTGCTGATGCGGCCGCCAACAGTGCCCGCGACGCCGCCATTGCGGAATTGCAGGGTGAGGCACAAAATGCCGTGAACGCAGCAGTCAACAGCGCAAAAACCCAGTTGGGCAGTTTGCAGTTCCGATACGAAGAAATCGCCGTGCCCTACGGCTTTGAAAAGTACTGGGGCAGCAACGGCAGCTACCAGACTTTGACTGTGCCAGCTGACACCAACAACGAGTACCTGATGCGCAACACGGAATGGAGCCTGCAGGTCAATATCCGAAAAACCGACAGCGAAACCGGCAACCCGATTGCCGCCGACGCCTGTTATGAAATTTATCAGTGGGACAGTGTAAGTAATAAGTTTCTTGCAACAGGCGGCTACAACACTTACAGTGTGCAGCGCCAGGGCGACGGCAGCTATGCGGTCATCAACAGCGCCGCCTATGCCACCACGGATGCCATGCGCCACACGCTGTATTACACCCAGCGCAATCAGGGCAAGTTTATCCTTGTGGAAACCAAAGCCCCGACCAGCTATTTTGGTGACTGGACGGACATTGACCACCCCGGCACAGCGGGCACACCCTTGGGCAAGCGCGCCTATTACATCGAAATCACCGAAGCCAACGACAACGCGGTGCTTTGGCTGGACAATGCCGACTACAGCGCCGATATTCTGACAGCCGACAAGGGCGGCACTAAGCTGGTGACCAGCGGCGGCGTGGAAACCACCGTATCAATTTATAGCACCGCCAAAGATTCTACCCGCACTTATAACACCGACAACAGCGGCAAGGCTGCCAATGAGGACAGCTACACCACCACCGCCACGGACGGCGTGATGAAAAACGACCGCACGTTGGGTGAGATCAGCATTTCCAAGGTGGATTTGGATGCTGTGAAATATACAAATCACGGCAATGCCGCGCTGGACGGTGCCGTGTACGACCTCTACGCTGCCGAGGACATCACCCACCCGGACGGCGTGACCGGCGTTGTAGACTATTCCAAAATCGTGGATGCAGACGGCACTCCCCTCTGGCACACGACCATCCGTGACAACGGCGGGCAGTGGGTATCGGATTACCTGCCAATTCTCAAAAAAGACCATCTCGTAGCCAGCGCAAAAATCGAGGACGGCTGGCTGACCTTCGCAAACCTGTACCTCGGCAAATATTATGTAGTAGAGCGCTCCACCGGCACGGTCATTCCGCTGCGTGAGGGCGCTCTTGCTATATCCGGGACCTATCCCACCGTAGACAGCCGCACCAAAGCCGCCACCGGGCAGACCGCCGCGCTTGCCAAGAACGGCAGCGGCCAGTACACGGATTGGGTTTACAAGAACCAGTTTTCTACAGTCTCTAAAGGTAAAGCGTTGGATGGCTCTTGGACTTACGATGCCTATTACCTGTCCTTTGCAGACGGCTACCTCTGCGATGAACATAACTACTACATCACGCCAGCCTATTCTGATGAGGGTTGGTATGTAGAAAAGACCACCTTTGCCGACAATCGACAGGCAGCCGGTGAACAGATTGACAAGACCAGCTACAACGCCAATTACCACATCCATGCGGATAACGCTTTGGCCGAGAGCCAAGACCAAGTGGCAAAAGGCAATGTAGAAATCAGCAAAATCGTATCCTCCAGCGGCCAAAGCAATGGACTGGAACTGGAGGGCGCGGGCTTTACATTCTTCCTTGTGTCCGACCTGTCCAAACTGAAGCAGTTTGAGCAGACCCGCAGCGGCAGCTACACCCTGCAAAGCATTTTGGATGCCTACATTGATAAGACCTACGATAACGAGCATCCGAAGTGGGATTTTTCTGCGGAAACGCAGGCCATCGCAAAGACCTATGAGGTCAACGCTGACGAAATTGCCGCGTACAACAAAACGCTGACTGCCGCAGGAGAAAACAAAAACGGCAAGGGCAACGGCTGGCAACCCACCGGCAGCGCCAACGAATACCAGCTTGCCGAGATCTTCAGCAATGACACCGGGAATATTCGTGTGCAGGGCTTGCCCTATGGCACCTATCTGGTGGTCGAAACCACCGTTCCCAAGGATTTGTATCAGGCGGAACCGTACTTGGTGGTCATCGACAAAAACAGCCCGATGAGCGCAATGGCAACGCCCAAGGATAGCAAAATTGTCGGTTCGGATTCTTACCAGAAGTTCACGGTTCTGGACGAGCAAATCGAGGTTTACCTGCGCATTACCAAAATTGACGAGGAAACCGGCAAACCCGTGCTGCTGCCGGGTACGGCGTTCCAGATCTACTATCTGGACGATGACGGCAATTATCGCATGGAAAACGGCGCGCCCAAGCTGGTGCGCATGACTGACACCGTAAACGGGCATCTTACCAAGAATGTCACCACCTTCTACACCAACGCCGAGGGCATCCTGACCCTGCCCGAAAAACTGCCGCTGGGCGAATACCGCATTGTGGAAACCACCGCGCCCAACGGCTATTACAATGCATGGGCTGCCGATGCAAGCCACTACGTTGACTTCACCATTACCACCGATCGTATTTATCAGGCGACCGGCGATAAAAACGAAAACGGCATGGATACGCTGGTGATTGGTGAGAAGTATTCCAACCACGAAACCCTTGGCAAGCTGACCATTTGCAAGACCGGCGAGGTGCTGATGGGCTGGCAGTCTGAGCCGGGCAGCATTGATCCGTGGATGACGAGCGAAGCGGAAAGCGGCGACTTCACCTACGAAACCCGCCCGCTGGCCGGTGCCGAGTATACCATCACGGCAGCCGAGGACATCTACACGCAGGATCGCCAGCTGGATAACTACGGCAACCGCACCCTCTGGTATGCCAAGGGCGATGTGGTGGCAGTCGTAACCACAGGCGACGGCACTGCCGACACTGCCGTCTTTGCCCCTGCGCGCACCGCGGCGACCTATGATTTTCTGTCCGTCATCTACGACGGCACCATCGGTGAAGTCAGCGTGACCCTGCCGTTGGGCAGCTATCACATTGCGGAAACCAAGCCGCCGTATGGCTATGCAGGCACGGACGCCACCTTTGATGTGACCCTTGCGTGGGACAACCAGACGCAGGAAATTGTTGCGACTGACGCTGTTGAATTCCATAACGAGCGCGAAAAGGCCAAAGTCGGCATCTACAAAACCGATCTGGAAAGCGGCAAATACCTTGCCGGTGCCGTGTTCAACCTGTACACCGCCGATGACATTTACGATGCAGACGGCAGCCTTGTTTTTGCCGCCGGTGAGCTGGTGGCTACCAGCCCCGAAACCAATGCGGACGGCATCACCTACTTCGATTGCGATATTCCCATCCGCGGCGAGCAGTATGGCAGCAGCACCCACAAGGATGCCGCCACCAACAGCGGCAAGTATATCGTCAGGGAAATCCGCGCCCCGCTGGGTTACTATGTCAACGAAGAGCCGATGGAAGTCACCTTTACCTACGACGGCGAGGCGGTGCAGGTTTTGGAAAGCACCTGCACCAACAAACCCACCGAAATGTGGGTAAGCAAGCGCGATTTGACCAACGACGAGGAACTGCCCGGTGCCACTCTGACCATTCAGGATATGGACGGCAACATTGTGGAAAGCTGGGTGTCCACCGACACGCCCCACCGTGTGACGGGGCTGCACTTGGGCGATGCCTACACCCTGACCGAAACCCGCCCCGCCGATGGCTACGCGCTGGCAGATGAGATTACCTTCCGTCTGCTGCAAAAGGCGGACGAGGACGGTAACAACCTGCAGGAAGCCGAGGTCTATTACCTGACCACAAGAAACTTCCTGTTCTGGACTTGGGGTGACTGGAAGTTGTTGGACGATGCGACCGTGATTATGCGCGATGACACCATCAAGGCAGAATTCTCCAAGAAGGATCTGACCACAATGGAGGAGTTGCCCGGCGCGGAGCTGGTCATTACCGGCAAGGACGGCAAGGAAATCGACCGCTGGGTATCCACCGACAAACCTCACTGCATTGAGAAACTGCCCGCAGGCGATTATACGCTGACCGAAGTGAAAGCCCCTGACGCATACGCTTTTGCCGAAAGCGTACCGTTTACCGTGCTGCCCACCGGCGAGGTGCAGCAGTTTGAGATGCGGGACGATGTCATTAAGGTGGAAATCTCCAAGAAAGACCTGACCACAATGGAGGAATTACCCGGCGCGGAGCTGACCCTTACCGACAAGGACGGCAAGAAAATTGACCGCTGGGTATCTTCCGACAAGCCGCACTATATCGAAAAACTCCCTGCCGGTGAGTACACCCTGACCGAAATCACCGCCCCCAATGGATACGAAATTGCAGAGAATATTTCCTTTACGGTACTGCCCACCGGCGAGGTGCAGCGCGTAGTCATGAAGGACTCCCCCATCCCCGAACAGCCCGTGCAGCCGACACCGCCGAGTACCCCGACCCCCACACCGCTGATTCCCCAGACAGGCGATACTTTCCCGCTGGGGCTGCTTCTGGCGCTGGCGGGTCTTTCCTTGGCAGGGCTGGCGGCACTGATTTACAAGTGCGTCCACTGCAAAGCCGTTGCCGAGCATGACGAAACCGAGGACGGTGAACGTTAA
- a CDS encoding recombinase family protein, giving the protein MKTTKEPQRAWLYARVPGNYVESKNTLNVLMLQAQRDGAEVVGWGYDIHHGWLRRPAYRKMMREAKAGHIERIYICRMSQISGEERHLISFFRRLMRYKVNVIATEYALNLKVPAYHMGTVIDEICARKGWERPWFVSESSERHCVSNAVASTSFGTPNDNLLGENP; this is encoded by the coding sequence ATGAAAACAACAAAGGAACCCCAGCGCGCGTGGTTGTATGCGCGCGTCCCCGGCAACTATGTAGAAAGCAAAAACACCCTGAATGTTTTGATGCTGCAGGCGCAGCGCGATGGTGCCGAAGTGGTTGGCTGGGGATATGACATTCACCACGGCTGGCTGCGCCGCCCTGCTTACCGCAAGATGATGCGCGAGGCAAAGGCAGGACATATTGAGAGAATTTATATCTGCCGTATGAGCCAGATCAGCGGCGAAGAACGGCACTTGATTTCCTTTTTCAGGCGGCTAATGCGGTACAAGGTGAATGTCATTGCTACCGAGTACGCCCTGAATCTAAAGGTACCTGCCTACCACATGGGCACGGTAATTGATGAAATCTGCGCCCGCAAAGGGTGGGAGCGACCTTGGTTTGTTTCAGAAAGCTCGGAACGGCATTGCGTTAGCAACGCCGTGGCAAGCACGTCATTTGGTACACCAAACGACAACTTGTTAGGGGAGAACCCCTAA